Proteins co-encoded in one Microbacterium hydrocarbonoxydans genomic window:
- a CDS encoding molybdopterin-dependent oxidoreductase has product MSQHAEPRGKGRRFIFWAALAGVISGAVFLAAAELFALIFARSASPILAVGGFVIDIVPQPFKEFAIATFGEYDKIALLAGLGLAVVIASAIGGILQLVRPPLGVAALVIAGALSTAAIVTRAGVTPLAFLPPVLGTVAGSIIMVLLIRRLRAWRASVVPVGADRLGAADVDQAADADADADASGAPKPIGRRQFFLLAGIAGASAVIVGVASRAVSMTVASVATIRDALKLPAPGSTVTVPQGAELDIPGLSRLFTPNKDFYRVDTALTVPTIDPETWRLVIDGMVDERIELSFQDILDMGVDEYAITLTCVSNEVGGELVGNAMWLGVPLRDVLKKAGVKSGADMVLSKSVDGYTASTPLSALTDDNLDAILAVGMNGEPLPLEHGFPVRMVVPGLYGYVSATKWLTELKVTTFEKDEAYWTPRGYSAEAPIKFSSRIDTPKLGSAVEAGRIPIAGVAWAQSVGIERVEVKIDEGDWAPATLSAPINEDTWVQWFLEWDATPGTHYVAVRAINKNGDLQIEERAAIAPNGSSGWQRSLVRVN; this is encoded by the coding sequence ATGTCACAGCACGCAGAGCCACGCGGCAAGGGACGCCGATTCATCTTCTGGGCAGCTCTCGCGGGCGTGATCAGCGGTGCGGTCTTCCTGGCCGCGGCAGAGCTCTTCGCTCTGATCTTCGCGCGATCCGCGAGCCCGATCCTGGCGGTCGGCGGCTTCGTGATCGACATCGTGCCCCAGCCGTTCAAGGAGTTCGCGATCGCCACCTTCGGCGAGTACGACAAGATCGCGCTGCTCGCGGGCCTCGGCCTGGCGGTCGTGATCGCGTCCGCGATCGGCGGCATCCTGCAGCTGGTGCGACCGCCGCTCGGAGTCGCAGCGCTGGTCATCGCCGGTGCGCTCTCGACTGCAGCCATCGTGACGCGAGCCGGCGTGACGCCGCTCGCCTTCCTTCCACCCGTGCTCGGAACCGTCGCCGGCTCGATCATCATGGTGCTGCTCATCCGTCGCCTCAGGGCATGGCGGGCGTCGGTCGTGCCGGTCGGCGCTGATCGGCTCGGCGCTGCGGATGTCGACCAGGCGGCGGATGCCGACGCGGATGCGGATGCATCCGGGGCTCCGAAGCCGATCGGTCGCCGTCAGTTCTTCCTGCTCGCCGGCATAGCAGGCGCATCGGCCGTGATCGTCGGCGTCGCCTCGCGTGCCGTGAGCATGACCGTCGCCTCGGTCGCCACGATCCGCGATGCGCTGAAACTCCCTGCCCCCGGGTCGACCGTGACGGTTCCGCAGGGCGCCGAGCTCGACATCCCCGGCCTCAGCAGACTGTTCACCCCGAACAAGGACTTCTACCGTGTCGACACCGCGCTGACGGTGCCGACGATCGATCCCGAGACCTGGCGGCTGGTCATCGACGGCATGGTCGACGAGCGCATCGAGCTCAGCTTCCAGGACATCCTCGACATGGGGGTCGATGAGTACGCGATCACTCTGACGTGCGTGTCGAACGAGGTGGGCGGCGAGCTGGTGGGCAATGCCATGTGGCTCGGCGTTCCGCTGCGCGACGTGTTGAAGAAGGCAGGCGTGAAGTCCGGCGCCGACATGGTGCTGTCCAAGAGCGTCGACGGCTACACGGCGAGCACTCCGCTCTCTGCCCTGACCGACGACAACCTCGACGCGATCCTGGCCGTCGGCATGAACGGCGAGCCGCTGCCCCTCGAACACGGGTTCCCAGTGCGCATGGTGGTGCCGGGCTTGTACGGCTACGTCTCGGCCACCAAGTGGCTCACCGAGCTCAAGGTCACCACCTTCGAGAAGGACGAGGCGTACTGGACGCCCCGCGGCTACAGCGCCGAGGCGCCGATCAAGTTCTCTTCGCGCATCGACACCCCCAAGCTCGGCTCCGCGGTCGAGGCCGGGAGGATTCCCATCGCCGGCGTCGCCTGGGCGCAGTCGGTGGGCATCGAGCGTGTCGAGGTGAAGATCGACGAGGGCGATTGGGCGCCGGCGACGCTCTCGGCTCCGATCAACGAAGACACCTGGGTGCAGTGGTTCCTCGAGTGGGACGCGACCCCCGGCACGCACTACGTGGCCGTGCGCGCGATCAACAAGAACGGCGACCTGCAGATCGAGGAGCGAGCGGCCATCGCCCCGAACGGATCGTCGGGCTGGCAGCGCTCGCTCGTACGCGTCAACTGA
- a CDS encoding MogA/MoaB family molybdenum cofactor biosynthesis protein — MTSPPACVITVSDRSFAGEREDRSGPVAVGMLREAGWHCPDAEVIRDGVDSVADALRRAVARGVRLIITTGGTGVAPRDHTPEGTRKVITREVPGIAEELRRSGQADTPLAILSRGIAGVVDPAGALVVNLPGSTRAVASGVPVVLTVARHVVDQTDGGDH, encoded by the coding sequence ATGACGTCGCCGCCCGCCTGTGTGATCACCGTGTCGGATCGATCGTTCGCGGGCGAGCGCGAGGATCGCAGCGGACCCGTCGCCGTGGGGATGCTGCGGGAGGCCGGGTGGCACTGCCCGGATGCCGAGGTGATCCGCGACGGCGTCGATTCGGTCGCTGATGCTCTGCGCCGGGCCGTCGCTCGTGGCGTGCGTCTGATCATCACGACGGGGGGAACCGGCGTGGCGCCCCGCGATCACACCCCGGAGGGGACCCGCAAGGTCATCACGCGCGAGGTGCCGGGGATCGCCGAGGAGCTGAGACGATCCGGTCAGGCCGACACCCCGCTGGCGATCCTGTCGCGCGGCATCGCCGGGGTCGTGGATCCCGCCGGCGCACTGGTCGTCAACCTTCCGGGCTCCACCAGAGCAGTGGCGTCGGGAGTGCCGGTGGTGCTCACCGTCGCGCGACATGTCGTGGACCAGACCGATGGAGGAGACCACTGA
- a CDS encoding molybdenum cofactor biosynthesis protein MoaE, with the protein MNDVRIAEISENALDLEAHLAAVDDPALGGVTTFLGRVRDNDPDAQTPVVGLEYSAHPDAEAALRRIAENAAADAVGDHRVVVAVSHRIGHLDVGDAAVVIAVAAEHRAEAFAVCRAVIEDIKSELPVWKRQLESDGTTAWKGIGG; encoded by the coding sequence ATGAACGATGTGCGGATCGCGGAGATCTCTGAGAACGCCCTCGACCTCGAGGCGCACCTCGCCGCAGTCGATGACCCTGCGCTCGGCGGAGTGACGACCTTTCTCGGACGAGTGCGCGACAACGACCCCGACGCGCAGACGCCGGTCGTGGGTCTCGAGTACAGCGCTCACCCCGACGCCGAGGCTGCACTGCGGCGCATCGCCGAGAACGCGGCGGCGGATGCGGTCGGCGACCACCGCGTGGTCGTGGCGGTGAGTCACCGAATCGGTCACCTCGACGTCGGCGACGCAGCAGTGGTGATCGCGGTGGCGGCGGAACACCGTGCCGAGGCGTTCGCCGTGTGCCGCGCCGTGATCGAGGACATCAAGAGCGAGCTGCCTGTGTGGAAGCGCCAACTCGAGTCCGACGGCACGACCGCGTGGAAGGGCATCGGGGGCTGA
- a CDS encoding MoaD/ThiS family protein, with protein MTRVRYFAAAAEAAGRDAEERGESTLAEFRAAVVAEHPALADILPRCAVMVDGVRRDDDPSLAEARLIDVLPPFAGG; from the coding sequence ATGACCCGCGTGCGCTACTTCGCCGCAGCTGCCGAGGCCGCGGGACGGGATGCCGAAGAGCGCGGCGAGAGCACGCTCGCCGAGTTCCGCGCGGCGGTCGTGGCCGAGCATCCGGCACTCGCCGACATCCTGCCTCGATGCGCGGTGATGGTCGACGGAGTGCGCCGTGACGACGACCCCTCGCTCGCCGAGGCCCGGCTCATCGACGTGCTGCCGCCCTTCGCAGGCGGTTGA
- the moaC gene encoding cyclic pyranopterin monophosphate synthase MoaC, with amino-acid sequence MSFTHLDSAGHARMVDVTGKQPTVRTATARGFVRCSADVIAALRDGTAPKGDVLAVARIAGIQAAKSTPTLLPLAHVIGVHRANVELDIVDDGVHVEATVGTADRTGVEMEALTAVSVSALAIVDMIKGIDRSVVIEDVRIVAKSGGRSGDWVRDGETR; translated from the coding sequence ATGAGCTTCACGCATCTCGATTCGGCCGGCCATGCCCGCATGGTCGACGTGACCGGCAAGCAGCCGACCGTCCGCACCGCCACGGCTCGCGGCTTCGTGCGCTGCAGCGCCGACGTGATCGCCGCGCTGCGTGACGGCACGGCCCCGAAGGGCGACGTGCTGGCGGTCGCCCGCATCGCCGGCATCCAGGCCGCCAAGTCGACGCCCACCCTGCTGCCGCTCGCGCACGTGATCGGCGTGCACCGGGCGAATGTCGAACTCGACATCGTCGACGACGGCGTGCACGTCGAAGCGACCGTCGGCACCGCCGACCGCACCGGCGTCGAGATGGAGGCGCTCACGGCCGTATCGGTGAGCGCGCTCGCGATCGTCGACATGATCAAGGGGATCGACCGCTCGGTCGTGATCGAAGACGTGCGCATCGTCGCCAAATCCGGCGGACGTTCGGGAGACTGGGTGCGCGACGGAGAGACGCGATGA
- the glp gene encoding gephyrin-like molybdotransferase Glp, whose protein sequence is MSAADGGPRSVDDQLARVLDAVSRLPVETRAIRDAAQRTLAHPATAAHDIPLFDNSAMDGFAVLAADVASASAENPVALRVVADLPAGTSEDPPLNAGEAARIMTGSPAPSAAEAIVPFEDTAGGLADSLGEVRVLRAPAASGAFIRRRGTDLRAGDAVVLAGERLGAFQLSAAVAAGIDAVSVTRAPRVAVVSTGSELLAPGEPVTRGRIPDSNGPLLELLVADADAEVVLVARVADDADAVRAVTTTAVERGADMIVFTGGVSAGAYEPVRGAFDGRGEVEFASVAMQPGKPQAFGVLDSGTLVFGLPGNPVSVAVSFEVFVRPALLAMQGRTEIHRARASFTADAAWPTPPGRRQYLPAVVDLAARTVRPATGGGSGSHLAGGLARARAFAIVPAEVESVAVGDAIDVMLVE, encoded by the coding sequence ATGAGCGCCGCAGACGGCGGGCCTCGGTCGGTCGACGATCAGCTCGCCCGCGTACTCGACGCCGTCAGCCGACTCCCGGTCGAGACGCGCGCGATCCGCGACGCCGCCCAGCGCACCCTGGCGCACCCCGCGACGGCGGCCCATGACATCCCCCTCTTCGACAACTCCGCCATGGACGGTTTCGCCGTGCTCGCGGCGGATGTCGCGTCGGCATCCGCCGAGAATCCCGTCGCACTTCGTGTCGTCGCGGATCTGCCGGCGGGAACATCGGAGGACCCGCCTCTGAACGCCGGCGAGGCAGCCCGCATCATGACGGGGTCTCCGGCGCCGAGCGCGGCCGAGGCGATCGTGCCGTTCGAGGACACGGCGGGCGGACTCGCCGATTCGCTCGGCGAGGTGCGGGTGCTGCGCGCGCCCGCGGCATCGGGAGCGTTCATCCGTCGCCGCGGCACTGACCTGCGCGCGGGGGATGCGGTCGTGCTCGCCGGCGAGCGCCTCGGCGCCTTCCAACTCTCGGCCGCCGTCGCTGCAGGCATCGACGCGGTGTCCGTGACGCGCGCGCCACGTGTGGCCGTGGTGTCGACGGGCAGCGAACTGCTGGCTCCGGGAGAACCGGTCACGCGCGGGCGCATCCCCGATTCGAACGGCCCGCTGCTCGAGCTGCTGGTGGCGGATGCCGATGCGGAGGTCGTGCTCGTGGCGCGCGTCGCCGACGATGCGGATGCGGTGCGCGCCGTCACCACGACCGCCGTGGAGCGCGGAGCCGACATGATCGTCTTCACCGGCGGTGTGAGCGCGGGTGCGTACGAGCCGGTGCGCGGCGCATTCGACGGGCGCGGAGAGGTCGAGTTCGCGAGCGTCGCGATGCAGCCCGGCAAGCCTCAGGCGTTCGGCGTTCTGGACTCGGGCACTCTGGTGTTCGGCCTCCCCGGCAACCCCGTGAGCGTCGCCGTCTCGTTCGAGGTGTTCGTGCGCCCCGCGCTGCTGGCGATGCAGGGGCGGACCGAGATCCATCGTGCACGCGCATCCTTCACCGCGGATGCCGCCTGGCCCACCCCGCCCGGCCGCCGCCAGTACCTTCCCGCGGTCGTCGACCTCGCCGCACGCACCGTGCGGCCCGCGACCGGCGGCGGTTCGGGTTCGCACCTCGCCGGCGGTCTCGCCCGCGCCCGCGCCTTCGCGATCGTGCCCGCCGAGGTCGAGAGCGTCGCCGTGGGCGATGCGATCGATGTCATGCTGGTCGAATGA